Below is a genomic region from Jiangella gansuensis DSM 44835.
TGGCCGAGTAGCTCAGGCCGACGTTCAGGACCATCCCGGTGTCGTACCTCAGCTGGCCGTGCGTCGAGTGTGTACCAGCGGGTTCGGCCACCGTCACCTCCTGCAGCACCCCGCCGGGAATCTCGTGGATGGGGACACCGCGATACCGGCGCGCCTGCTCGGGTGTGAGCCAGGTGGACATGGCAGCGAACCATGCGTCCTGACCGACCGCCGTCCGGGTGAAGGCATGGCCGAACCCGCGAGCAGCCGCGGCCCAGCCCTCGGGGCCGTCCTGGTCACCGAGCGGCGCTTGGGTGGTCGCCTCCGGAGTCGCCGACGGAGACCCGCGCGGTTCGACCCCGCCGCTGACCGGCAGGGCGTCAGGAGTGTTCCCGTTCGAGCCGCCGCGGACGATTGCCATGCCGATGAACAGCGTGAGGGCGGCAACCACCGCGACCGCCAGAAAGCCGACCCAGCGGGTGCGCCGTCGGCTGCCGCCGACCGGTGCGGCCGCCGGGCCGGGGGAGGGCCCCCTCCGCGGCGGCCACACCGGGACCTCGGGGCGGCGGCTTCGAACCCAGTTCGCGTCGGACATGACGATGACTCCCTTCGTCGGCTGTGCGCCTGGGCTTCGCCGAACTGCCGTCCCACTTTCTGTGGGTGGTTCGGCGCCGCCGAACGTGACAGCGATTCGCGAGGAGTTCGTCCAGGAATGCCGGACGGGTTCGCCTGCGGGCGGTCGGCGTGCTCACAGACCCGTCGCGATCTCCACGGTGGCTTCACCGGTCGCCTCGAGTGTGGTGATGCCGATGATCGGCAGGATGGCGGCCGGTTCCGTGGCATCGGTACGCACCACGATTCTGGTGCCGCTGACCGACACCGTTCCGCGTACTCCCGCGGCCGCCAGGTGGGCACGGGCGGCTGCCACCGCCCTGGCTCGGTGCAGGCCGGCCGCGCCGGCGACGACCGAGCCGTCGATCTCCTGACCGGCCGCCCGGGCGGCCTCGGCGGCGACGGCGTCGGCTCGCTGCTGGGCGGTCATCTGAGCACGCCCGTCGAACACGAGACCGACCATCGCGATCAGCGCGACAGTGACCACCGCGAAGATCAGCGTGATGCCGCCGGCCTCGCGACTGCGCGGACCGTGGCGATCGCCGCCACCTACGGGCGTCACACGATGGGGGCGTGGTCGCATCAGCTCATCTCTCCCGGTAGGTGTCGACGGGACTGACGGCCGAGGACCGGATCATCAGCGATGGAACCGGCAGTTGAAGGTCGCTGACCCGCAGCGGGCAGCTGACCGTGACCGTCACCTGCCCTCGGGTCCCTGCCGGCGCACGGAGACCGGTCACGTCCACGTCCACCGTCGTGCGCAGGCAGGACAGGCCTTGGTCTGTCAACGAGGCCCGTGCCACATCGACTGCGGCCTCGCGCCCGGCCGCGGCAGTGCGTTCCAGCGACGCCGCACGTGCTGCGTCGGCGGCGGCGCGCTCGACGGCGGCATCCGCCACCGCATGTCGCCCGGCCAGTGCGAGCAGGGCGATGATCAGGAGCAGCCCCGGTGCCAGAACGGCGAGCTCCAGCGTGGCCGACCCCCGTTGCGCCCTGTTCACGGGCCGGTCCAGCGCCTGATCGGTGCGGTCGCGGACTGCCTGACGTCTACACGCCAGCCGGGGATCAGGGTCGTCGACGTGCCGGTGACCGTGACGGTGACGGTGTCGCCATCGGAGGATTCTCGGATGTCATCGACCCGCACCACCGCGGCGCGGTCGCCGAGGAACGTGGCCGCGCGCGCCGCCCCGCCGGCACCGTCGGCCACACTGGCGGCACGAGCGCCCTCCTGGGCAGCAGCCAGGGCGACGTTGCGGGCATGAAACCAGATGGCGCCGTGGACCATGCCGAAGATCAGCAGGAAGACGGCTGGCCAGAGGATCACCGTCTCCAGGGTTGCCGAGCCGCGTTCAGCCGCCCGTCGGTGCTCGACCATGTCTGCCTCACCCGATCCGCATGGCCACCGGCGTGGCGAGTAGCAACATGAACACCACCGACGTGGCAGCCAGTGGCGCGGTGGCACGTTCGGTTCTGGCGCCGGCCCGGGCCTGATCGGTAGCGAGGATCTCGCTGCGCATCGCCGAGGCTCGCGCCCGCAGGACGTCGTACACCGTGGCGCCTTCGACGGCGGACATCCGCATCACGTCGGCCGTGTCGGCGAGGTCGGGCAGGCGGAGGTCGTCACCGACGGCGCGTAAGGCCTCCCACGCCGGAACGCCGGACCAGCGGGCATGCGCGAGCTCGTCGCGCAGCCGGTGGAACGCCCACGACTCGCCGATGCGGGCCGCCGACTCCAACGCCTGCGTGGTCCCGGCACCGGCGGCGCGCTCCAGGGCGACGAGATCGATGTAGCTGGTCATCGCCCGGCGGAACTCGGCTCGCTTCGCCCTGGCCAGGTCGGCGACATTGGCCAGCGGGAGGAACGACATGGCGACCGCGGCCACGACGCCGGTGACCGTCGGTACGGTGACGGGCAGCGTCACGCCACTGACGGCGAGCATCGCCGAGCCGGCCGCGGGCAGCAGCATTCCGATGCCTGCGCACACGGCGCGCTCACCGAGGAACTGCGGAACGCTCCTGCGTAGCAGCGCGAGATCCCTGTGCGGCACATGGAGCAGGGCCCAGCCACCGGCGCGGCGCAGCATCACCCGGCCCACCCGGCCGGCCCATCCGTCGTCGGAGCCGACGGGGTCGCCGGCAGATGCGTCCGCGCCGGTGAGCCGGCGCGCGGTGTGCACCGGATGCGGGCGCCGCGTCGGGCGACCGATCAGCTCGCGCAAGATCATGAGCAACCCGGCACCGGCCAGCAGGCCGAGCAGAACGGCGGATTGCGTGGTCGTCATCGCGCCTCCTCGGTGGCGAGGATGCGCGGCTGACGTGGGGCCATGGTCATGCGGCGCATCCAGACCAGACACCCGACGTAGCAGGCCAGCAGGACCAGCAGGATGAGTTGGCCGGTGCCGGTCCGGTAGGGGTCGGCATGCGGCGTGAGCAGCATCAGAGTGAGACCGACGGCGCTGATCAGCGTCACCAGGCGGGCGGTGGTCCTGCCTTTGGCCTGCTCGGCGTCGACGCCGCGCCGCGCCCGGACGTCGTCGCGGACAGCAGCGGCCAGTCCGTCCAGCACGTTGCTGAGCTGATCGCCGCGACGGTGCGCGCCGAGGAGCAGCGCCGCGGTCAGGAAGTCGCCGGTGGCGTCGTCGAGATCGTCCGCGAACGCCCGGAGCGCGGCCTCCGTGTCCCAGCGCGCCTGCAGACGGGCGACGAGCCGGGCGACGTCGGACCTGATGGGTGCCGGAGCCGACCGCAGGCTCGAGGTGATGGCCTGTTCGATGCCGACGCCCACGCCGAGGACGCTGGACAGGTTCTGCGCCCAGTCGCTGAGCGCTTCGAGCCGCTCGATGTCGGCCTTGCTCGTCGAGGTCTGCAGCAGCACCGGCAACCCCCAGACCGCGGCGGGCAGCACGACGACGGCCAGCATCCAGCCCGTGACCAGCCAGCCGACGACGCCGATGCCGGCGGCGAGAGCGATGCGCTCGCGAGCCCGACGCTGGGCGGGCGTGTGTCCGCGCAAGGACGCGAGAAGGTGTCGCACTGGTCTGCGCCGCGGTGCGCCGAGGTCGGCCGGCCGCTTGACCAAGCCCCATCCGGTGGCCGTCAGGCCACCGAGGCCAGCAATCGTGGTGACGGCGGCCAGCACTGGTCTCATGACAGCACCTCGACCGGTCTCGCCAGCCAGGACGGCGTCGAGGCCGGGGTCAGCCGCCCGTCGGGGCCGGACAGGAACACGTCGGTCACCGCGGGCATTCCGCGTTCGCCCGGCTCCAACGCGATGATCTCGGTGATCTGCCGGCGCCGATGGGTGTCGTCGCGCCGCAGCTCGACATGCACGATGAGGTCGACGTGCTGGGCGATCTGGCGATACGCGAACTCCGGCGAGATGTGCTGGCCTGCTTCCAAGGCGCAGGTGACCAGTCGTTCGATGGCGGCGCGGGCACCGTGCGCGTGGATGGTGGACAGGGATCCCGCGCCGGCCTGCATGGCTTTGAACATCGGCAGGACCTCGCGGCCCCGGACCTCACCGACGATCAGCCGATCGAGGTTCATGCGCAGGGCGTCGTAGACGAGGTCGTCGAGGGTGATCTCGCCGACGGCCCGCCCGTCCGCTCCGCGCTCGCCGCTGCCGGGCCGCGCCTCCCATGCGATGACCCGGCGGTGCCGGTCGCGCATGTGATGCAGCCCGAGCTCGTACTCCGTCTCGATGGTGCCGAGCTTCTCCTCGGGGTCGATCTCATTGGCCAACGCCCTGGTCAAGGTGGTCTTTCCGGCGCCCATGGAGCCGGAGACGACGATGCTGCGACGGGACCGGACGGCGGTGCGGAGGAACCTCGCGGCCGGCTCGGTCAGCGACCCTCGGGCGACGAGATCGTCCAGGTCGATGTCGACCAGCCGGTGTCGTCTGATGACGACCACCGGCTGGTGTGTCGTCCAGCCTGATGCGGCGAGCCGGTGCCCACCGTGAAGGTGCAGATGCAGGCTCGGGCTGGCCGTGGAGAAGTTGCGCTCACTCGTACCGCCGCGGGAGGCGAGGAACGTCAGCATGTCGATGAGTTCGTCGTCGGTCTCGACGATGGGCGGGCGGCGGGTGATGCGGCCGTCGCCGTCGATGACGACCACCGGCTCGGCGCCGTAGACCTCGATGTTCTCCACGCCAGGGTCGTCGACGAGCGGCTGCAGGGGGCCGAGCCCGAACAGCGCGTCGAAGACGGCGCGTGCGAGAACGGCTTGGTGGTCCTCCGGGAACGCCGGTAGGCCACTGGTGACGGCGCGCCGGAGATGGTCCTCCAGGAGTGCGGCGATGACCTCGCTGCCGATAGCGCGCCGCTCGTCTTCGGAGGCGTTCTCGTCGACTCGGTCGGAGAGCCGGGCGGCAGCCTGCTGGCGGAACTCACGAACCAGCGACCAGTCGACGTCGACAAGGGTGTCCGAGCCGACGACCTCGGCGCGCACGGTGGTGGAGGTGCGGACCGGCGGCATCGCGGCCAGGAGATCGCGGGTGCTCGGGCGGGGCGCAGTGGCGGTTTCACCGGTGGGCGGGTCCGCCCCGAACCCGGCCGGTGGCTGGAAGATGGGCAGGCCGGTGATGCTCCCGGCAGGGGACGACTCGGTCATCGCACTCCCTTCCCGCTCTGGACCGTGCTGGCGAGTGGCGTGCTCAAGACCTGGCTGCGGCGTTCGTCGGCGGCTTGCAGTTCGGCGACCGCGGCCCGCCCGGACCGGATCAGCCGCGACGTGGTCAGCCGGCTCAGACTGCTCCGGACACGCTCACGGCCGTTGACCCGATCGGCAGCGGCCGGGTCCCAGTCGATGCACGCCCAGACCGGCAGGGTGGTGGCCTCGGCGGCCTCGCCGGCCCGGTGCGGCCGCCCAGGTCCGACCAGCAGCAGGCCGCGACGGTCGAGGCTGGCGTCGGCGGCACTGCCGGGCAGCTGGTCGGCGCTGGCCCGCACGGCGACGAGGTCGTCGAGGGCGGTTCGCGTGACGACGGCCACCAGATCGGCAGAGCGCAGGAGCGGGTCGGGTCCGTGGGTCATGCCGAACCGGCCGGTGTCGATGATGACGTCGACACCGTGCCTGGTCACGCCACGGAGCAGGGTGGCGAGAGTGACCCAGAAGTCGTCGGTGAGGCTGGCCGCCTGAGCCCGCGTGGCCAGGCCGGGTAGGGCGAGGCGGCCGCCGTCGGCGGTGAGCGCGATGGTCTGCCCGCGTACCGCGCTCGGACTGAGCGCACCGTTGCGGTGCGCGACGGCGAGGTTGATCAGACCGAGCTGGTGGTCGACCTCGCCGCGCAGGTGGCCGGCCTTGATGCTGCTGCTTCCGCTGACGTCGGCCTCGACCAGGAGCACGGGGCGCGGCCAGGTGAGCGCGGCAACGAGGGCGGTGGTGGTGACGCCTGGCGCGCCCCGGACGGAGGTCAGTGCGAGGACCGTCACGGCTCCTCCTCGGTGTGGGGCGCATCGAGGGCGATACCGACGCGGCCGGTGGCGACGTGGGCGATGAGCGTTCCCGCAACGTCGTCACTCACGACGACGTCCACGACCACGTGGCCGGAGTCGAGAAGCCCGGAGACGCCGACGACGGTGGCAGGGATCCCCTCGGTGTGATCGTCCGATGGCCGGTCGCCAGGGTTGGGAGTACCGAAGACGCGGATCCGGTCACCCGCGTTCAGCTCGAATCGAGGCAGCTGCGCCTCGGTGACCGCGACCCCCACCACGCTCTGTCCGGAGGAAGGGATCGGCGCGGACGTCACGGCCGCCGCCGTGAGTAGGGTGCCGCCGACGAGATCCGTGGCCGCCCGTCGTCCGACGACACGGTCGAGCTCGGCCGCGGCGACCGGCTGCAGGGCGGGGTCGGGCGCCGCCCGGGCGGTCGTGAGGTGCTGGGTCTCGATGACCTGGCCTCGATGGACGGTCTCGGTCAGCGCCAGCACCGGCATGGTGTCACCCAAGGACTGGGCGAGGTACGCCGCACCGGCGCCGCAGGCGGCCAGAAGACCGACTCCGAGGCCGATGAGGGCCGGCCGCCGTCGGTATCGGCGCTCCGGATGGGTGATGCCAGAGAACGTGGGCTCGAAGGCATGGTCGGTGGTGTCTGCCCGAGCGGTCTGCGCCATGGTCGTCCCCTCACGGGTCGTTCTGGTCGCTCGCTCGTTGATCGACATCGTGGCGAGCCTGCAAACATTAGTGATCGTTTCGCGTTTGTCAACCCGCTTCCTCGCTCTCGGTCACACCGATCAGGCAGCATCGGCCCAGGCCGGCCGGGGTAGGCGTACGGCCTCTGCCAATCGCTGGACGGCTCGGCTGCACCGTTGCCGGACGGTGGCGGGAGTCAGCCCGAGCTCTCGCGCTACCGGCGACGCGCCGCCGTCGTGACCGGGCCGCGGGCAGTAGACGCGAAGGAGCAACGAGGCGTCGTCCGGCGAGATGACCTGAGCGCTGATGCCCCAGGTCAGCGTGTCGAGGAGTTCTGCGGCAGGTGCTGGCCCCCGGACCATGAACATCGGTTCCGCGGCCTCGAGCATGGCGATGTCGACGGCCTCGGGCGCACGGTCGTCCAGGGCGGCGGTGAAGTGGGCGAGCGCGTCCATGCAGAGATTGACGGCGACTTTGTGCCGGCGTCGGTGACGTGGGTAGGCGGCGATGGCGTGCCACAGCGCCGCGACCGCGGCCGCGGTTAGCTGGGCCAGGTCACCGCGAATACTGGGGTGCTTGGGGCGGTGTGCACGACGGGCGAGGTTGACCGCCCGGCCCAGCAAGGCTTGGAGCACGAGGCGACCCGCCAGCTCGTCGCCGTTCTCGACGTGGTGGTCCAGCAGGGCGAGCAAGAGCTGGTCGGCAGCCCGCGGCTGATGCCGTCGGGTCCACTGGACGGCGTCGAGCGCGTCTGCCAGCACGTCGCAGCCGGGTAGCGCGGCCACCGGCCAACGGGCCGGGATCGCACGCGCGGAGAGCTCCTGCCACTCGGCGTTCAGCTGGTCGGTGATCAAGGGGTGGGGATGAGCGTTGGGTGGTGTCGACGTCATCGGCGGACTCCTTGCGGCTGGACGGTCGCGATGCGGGGAGTCCAGCCGGTGGCGTTTGCCCGCCCGTTAGCCCGAACAGGCTTCGGGCGCCTCGAATCGTTTGCCCGTTCTGAATCGGGCGGATCGGGTGCGAAACGACGACGGGTCGGGCATTCTTGAAGGCTTTGTCCGGGCCGGCTGTCACATTCGCCGGCCCGGCGGCACCCACTGCGGGAAAGAGCGAATCCGAGCTGTCGAAGGAGGTGTCCCGGTCATGGCGGTTGCATCGGTCCCGCGGTCGCAGGCTGCCGTTCGCGGTGCGGCGGCGTTCGGTGCTCTCGCCTTGCTGGTCGCCGGCGTGCCGGCCGTCCTGTGGGCCGTCAGCGGGTCGCCACTGCCCGATGCATGGCCGTCCGCGCACGATGTGTGGGCGGCAGTGGCCATGCCGGACGACGGCACCCTGTTCCTCGCGGTCCTGATCGCTGTCGGGTGGGCGGGTTGGCTGACGTTCGTGCTGAGCCTGCTGGTCGAACTGGTCGCGGCGGTGCGGGGAACGACGGCGCCACGGCTGCCCGGTCTCGGAGCGCAGCAGCGGTGGGTCGCCGGCATGGTGGCTGCGGTGGCGGCGCTCGGCGGTGGAGCCCAGGCGGCCCACGCCGGCTCCGCGACGGCGCCGCCGTGGGAGCCCGCGCCCCCGGTCACCACCGACCTGTTCGACCAGCACGTTCCGGCGGACGACGGCGGCGCGGTGCCTGGCGGCGCCCCGGGTGATCCGGACGCGGCACCGAACGTCCGCGTCCACGTGGTGCGGCAGGGGGACACACTGTGGCGGGTCGCCGACACCCGGCTCGGCGACGCCCACCGGTATCCGGAGATCGTCAGGGCCACCGCCGACGTGGTGCAGCCGGACGGCCGGCGGCTGACCGACCCGGATCTCATCCTTCCGGGCTGGACGTTGACCATTCCGCCGGTGGAGGGGAGCGGCGGCGGCGGGGGCCTCCCCGACACTGGTTCGGCGCCGACCGAGCCGGCTTCGCTGAGGCAGGATTCGACCGGCCCGGCCTCGACTGGCCCGGCTACCACCACCTCGGGGACAGCACCGCCAGCCGACGCCGGGCCGGCCGCGCCCGCCTGCCGTGCCAGCACCGGCCTCGAACCAGCTGACCCTGAGACAGACCAGGTCCACGACGGTCTCGTCCGAACCGTCGGCGGCGTCGGCGCCGTCCTCGCGGCCGGGCTGACCGGTGTCCTGACCGTGCGGCGGGCCCGGCGGCAGCGCCGACGCAGGCCCGGGGATCGGCTCGTCGCTGCGTCACCGGCCGATCGCGCGGCTGAGACCGAACTGCGCCAGGCCGCCGATCCGGATGCGGTCGCGTTCGTCGACCTCACTTTGAGGGGTCTCGCCGAGAGCCTCGCCCGCACCGGTCGCGGCCTACCACTGGTGCGAGCCGCCCGGCTGACGCGCCGTGATCTCGAGCTCTACCTGGCCGCACCCGGCGACCTTCCCGCACCGTTCGTCGGCACCGCCCACGGCGGGGTCTGGACGGCAAGTAGGGCCTCGCCCGGGGCACCGGCTGATCACCAACCCGGCGACGGACCCGCGCCGTACCCCAGCCTGGTCAGCGTGGGACACGACGGCGACGACGGCTTGGTGCTGCTTGACCTGGAACAACTCGGGTCGCTCGTCGTCGACGGCCCACCGGACCTGGTGCATTCGGCCATCACGGCCATGGCCGCGGAACTGGCCACCAGCCGTTGGGCCGACGACCTCCGGATCTCCGTGGTCGGCGGGGGCGCCTGGGCTGACCTCGGCCTCCTGCAGACCGGCCGGGTCCGGATGGTCACCGATGTCGAGGCGCTGCTGGCGGAACTCACGGTTCGGGCCGCCGACGACCGGCTGTTGCTCGCGGCGGCCGGCGTCCACGGTCTCGGCGGGGCACGTGCGGCCCGCCTGGCGGAGGCCGCATGGACCCCGGAGATCCTGGTGATCGCCGAGCCACTGCCCGAGGACCAGTGGCGCCGCCTCGAGACGTTGATCGAGACCGCGCCCCGGGTGGCCGTGGCCGCGGTGATCGGTGGTCACGGCGCAGCTAGCGGCTGGGCCTTGCGAATGCGCGGCACCGTGAGCGACCCGGTCGCGGTGCTGGAACCGCTCGGTGTCCCGCTGCGGCCACAGCTCCTGGACGACGCGACGCGTGCCCGCGTGCGCGAGCTGGTGCGGGCGGCCGACTCCACGGCATCCGAACTGCCCGAAGCACGCGGATCCACGCAGCCCGCCCGCCCGGCCGGGCAACCGCCGGACGCTACCGAAGGGCCACCCTCGTCCGACTCCACCCGAGCCGAGTCACGCCGCGCGCTGCCCGGCTCGGCTCCTCGACTGCTCATGC
It encodes:
- a CDS encoding TadE/TadG family type IV pilus assembly protein encodes the protein MNRAQRGSATLELAVLAPGLLLIIALLALAGRHAVADAAVERAAADAARAASLERTAAAGREAAVDVARASLTDQGLSCLRTTVDVDVTGLRAPAGTRGQVTVTVSCPLRVSDLQLPVPSLMIRSSAVSPVDTYRER
- a CDS encoding SAF domain-containing protein → MAQTARADTTDHAFEPTFSGITHPERRYRRRPALIGLGVGLLAACGAGAAYLAQSLGDTMPVLALTETVHRGQVIETQHLTTARAAPDPALQPVAAAELDRVVGRRAATDLVGGTLLTAAAVTSAPIPSSGQSVVGVAVTEAQLPRFELNAGDRIRVFGTPNPGDRPSDDHTEGIPATVVGVSGLLDSGHVVVDVVVSDDVAGTLIAHVATGRVGIALDAPHTEEEP
- a CDS encoding type II secretion system F family protein produces the protein MTTTQSAVLLGLLAGAGLLMILRELIGRPTRRPHPVHTARRLTGADASAGDPVGSDDGWAGRVGRVMLRRAGGWALLHVPHRDLALLRRSVPQFLGERAVCAGIGMLLPAAGSAMLAVSGVTLPVTVPTVTGVVAAVAMSFLPLANVADLARAKRAEFRRAMTSYIDLVALERAAGAGTTQALESAARIGESWAFHRLRDELAHARWSGVPAWEALRAVGDDLRLPDLADTADVMRMSAVEGATVYDVLRARASAMRSEILATDQARAGARTERATAPLAATSVVFMLLLATPVAMRIG
- a CDS encoding type II secretion system F family protein; translated protein: MRPVLAAVTTIAGLGGLTATGWGLVKRPADLGAPRRRPVRHLLASLRGHTPAQRRARERIALAAGIGVVGWLVTGWMLAVVVLPAAVWGLPVLLQTSTSKADIERLEALSDWAQNLSSVLGVGVGIEQAITSSLRSAPAPIRSDVARLVARLQARWDTEAALRAFADDLDDATGDFLTAALLLGAHRRGDQLSNVLDGLAAAVRDDVRARRGVDAEQAKGRTTARLVTLISAVGLTLMLLTPHADPYRTGTGQLILLVLLACYVGCLVWMRRMTMAPRQPRILATEEAR
- a CDS encoding BTAD domain-containing putative transcriptional regulator gives rise to the protein MAVASVPRSQAAVRGAAAFGALALLVAGVPAVLWAVSGSPLPDAWPSAHDVWAAVAMPDDGTLFLAVLIAVGWAGWLTFVLSLLVELVAAVRGTTAPRLPGLGAQQRWVAGMVAAVAALGGGAQAAHAGSATAPPWEPAPPVTTDLFDQHVPADDGGAVPGGAPGDPDAAPNVRVHVVRQGDTLWRVADTRLGDAHRYPEIVRATADVVQPDGRRLTDPDLILPGWTLTIPPVEGSGGGGGLPDTGSAPTEPASLRQDSTGPASTGPATTTSGTAPPADAGPAAPACRASTGLEPADPETDQVHDGLVRTVGGVGAVLAAGLTGVLTVRRARRQRRRRPGDRLVAASPADRAAETELRQAADPDAVAFVDLTLRGLAESLARTGRGLPLVRAARLTRRDLELYLAAPGDLPAPFVGTAHGGVWTASRASPGAPADHQPGDGPAPYPSLVSVGHDGDDGLVLLDLEQLGSLVVDGPPDLVHSAITAMAAELATSRWADDLRISVVGGGAWADLGLLQTGRVRMVTDVEALLAELTVRAADDRLLLAAAGVHGLGGARAARLAEAAWTPEILVIAEPLPEDQWRRLETLIETAPRVAVAAVIGGHGAASGWALRMRGTVSDPVAVLEPLGVPLRPQLLDDATRARVRELVRAADSTASELPEARGSTQPARPAGQPPDATEGPPSSDSTRAESRRALPGSAPRLLMLGRVGVEHTAELVEPTKLGQLTELAMFIALNPGCDTNAIDEAIWPGSGVTRTTRGTAISKLRRWLGTDATGASLLPRTEGGYTFLPDVRSDWQEWCELLSEGPARATTTELRAALALVRGRPFSGRGRRRYAWVDHIAQEMISSIVDACHELAMRALVDGDPSEALRVALLGLSVEPGVELLWRDRLKAELSIGDRSTVLESISRLRSTADDLGGDLEPETEELIERITSRGGGLTATR
- a CDS encoding pilus assembly protein TadG-related protein, translated to MTPVGGGDRHGPRSREAGGITLIFAVVTVALIAMVGLVFDGRAQMTAQQRADAVAAEAARAAGQEIDGSVVAGAAGLHRARAVAAARAHLAAAGVRGTVSVSGTRIVVRTDATEPAAILPIIGITTLEATGEATVEIATGL
- a CDS encoding CpaF family protein; the encoded protein is MTESSPAGSITGLPIFQPPAGFGADPPTGETATAPRPSTRDLLAAMPPVRTSTTVRAEVVGSDTLVDVDWSLVREFRQQAAARLSDRVDENASEDERRAIGSEVIAALLEDHLRRAVTSGLPAFPEDHQAVLARAVFDALFGLGPLQPLVDDPGVENIEVYGAEPVVVIDGDGRITRRPPIVETDDELIDMLTFLASRGGTSERNFSTASPSLHLHLHGGHRLAASGWTTHQPVVVIRRHRLVDIDLDDLVARGSLTEPAARFLRTAVRSRRSIVVSGSMGAGKTTLTRALANEIDPEEKLGTIETEYELGLHHMRDRHRRVIAWEARPGSGERGADGRAVGEITLDDLVYDALRMNLDRLIVGEVRGREVLPMFKAMQAGAGSLSTIHAHGARAAIERLVTCALEAGQHISPEFAYRQIAQHVDLIVHVELRRDDTHRRRQITEIIALEPGERGMPAVTDVFLSGPDGRLTPASTPSWLARPVEVLS
- a CDS encoding TadE family protein, with translation MVEHRRAAERGSATLETVILWPAVFLLIFGMVHGAIWFHARNVALAAAQEGARAASVADGAGGAARAATFLGDRAAVVRVDDIRESSDGDTVTVTVTGTSTTLIPGWRVDVRQSATAPIRRWTGP